Proteins from a single region of Bacteroidales bacterium:
- a CDS encoding ferritin — MISKKVDKAVNEQIKKEEYSSRLYLSMASWCQKNGYQGAAAFLYKHSDEERMHQLKFVHHLNDRSGYSVIQQIEQPPSQFESLHKLFQEVLKHEQYITASINELYHVSTTEKDYTTANFLQWFITEQLEEENLVNGILDKMALAGNEKSGLFLIDKELGGLVAPAGGGNSAT, encoded by the coding sequence ATGATTTCAAAAAAAGTTGACAAAGCAGTTAACGAACAAATCAAAAAGGAAGAATATTCATCCCGTCTTTACCTGTCGATGGCATCCTGGTGCCAGAAGAATGGTTACCAGGGCGCTGCAGCGTTTCTTTATAAACATTCCGACGAAGAACGGATGCATCAGCTCAAATTTGTTCACCATCTGAACGACCGTAGCGGGTATTCGGTCATCCAGCAGATCGAGCAGCCTCCGTCCCAGTTTGAGTCGTTGCATAAATTGTTCCAGGAAGTGTTGAAGCATGAGCAATACATCACGGCTTCAATCAATGAGCTCTACCATGTCAGCACAACGGAGAAAGATTACACCACGGCAAATTTTCTGCAATGGTTCATAACCGAACAGTTGGAAGAAGAAAACCTGGTGAATGGCATCCTGGATAAAATGGCATTAGCGGGCAATGAGAAATCCGGACTGTTCCTCATCGACAAAGAACTGGGTGGCTTGGTAGCACCGGCCGGCGGAGGCAATTCGGCCACATAG
- a CDS encoding T9SS type A sorting domain-containing protein, producing the protein MLDVVKSGQGTILLENGESVNMPYSSNWVYFVDDRPFANWAHPCRYIFVNESTGAYQIVNKDFFPVDWKKAYTAISEMTRSTPVDLPVNPNATINGLDPNPNLYAVIINGADQDRYWNDISAIYCTLLDVYGYTKENIFIHYVNSSSVFGADFDNDGADDIDYNAYKTSIHHTFQEMSGETNTSPEIPELGPEDGLFIFVDDHGYMSGGHSYINLPGDDLGDFELAQYLEDINCAQIIAVLEPCQIGGFEVELSDFVNYNVNCKNRSIQTASDDESSWAEIWITGANYDEFVYYWTAAARGYYPHNDYPWEESHEVGLFPFYNYPEMVGHPGDHNPDLDGDGFVQMEEAFDYANNLDTWSSYGYYYPKYTGYDPEDPQEFTDISFNEDLLSLCGISGNVENTQSVQGNFLVGGELIIDPGVSLTLEDGLGLYFGNNLADLLVDPGANLIIEDDVIFLGNNNNSIQINGNIQVGQNVTIGNNSTSSSFGGLYLNNNALQTSFTGTTFTKSDFHNYGASLTMNNCTFNDCHWVYSHRGNVTVNNSTLLETWLYLENQVNDPNLIATVSGCTISNTNMHVGVDLWNYGKYFIENNNIKAYHNGIQICNSGNGNTGNQSIYGNNIHDCNQTGILAYDATGSIAGNNIHNNQIGLSLMNNCNVALFGNPGAQTYAQTQQIKDNTSYEVYASKYSFPWYFRYNAIIDEDNAGNPYDPLLYFAYPAGSTRINQKDIRYNCWGDNFDASEDFYPSTYFIYNPTWCPGGGGIVPDPIIDMYTSALEQFENGNYTVAKNLFQLFIQQYPKSDYTQAAMKELLRLEEYVAADYSGLKEYYQTNDSIAADTVLVKLGDILANKCDVKLENWPLAISWYENKITNPSCLEDSVFAIIDLGYVYFLMENQGLKSTYTGNLKQFKPESKEKYFEHRDYLLSLLPGETMSEKLHQNLTNIAYGSLLQNVPNPFSENTQIWYKIEKQVHVTISITDLTGKEMRQINEGIKDKGTYKVDFTNSDLISGTYFYSLLFNGKLSDTKKMSIIR; encoded by the coding sequence ATGCTTGATGTAGTAAAATCTGGCCAGGGTACAATTTTGCTTGAAAACGGTGAATCAGTCAACATGCCTTATTCGTCCAACTGGGTGTATTTTGTTGACGACAGGCCTTTTGCTAACTGGGCACACCCCTGCAGGTATATTTTTGTAAATGAATCCACCGGGGCATACCAAATTGTAAATAAAGACTTTTTCCCGGTTGATTGGAAAAAGGCCTACACAGCCATTTCGGAAATGACAAGGTCAACACCGGTTGATTTACCGGTAAACCCCAATGCAACAATTAACGGGCTTGACCCCAATCCAAATTTGTATGCAGTAATTATTAACGGTGCCGACCAGGACCGTTATTGGAACGATATTTCGGCTATTTACTGTACACTGCTTGATGTTTACGGATATACCAAAGAAAATATTTTTATCCATTACGTAAATAGCTCAAGTGTGTTTGGTGCTGACTTTGACAATGATGGAGCAGATGATATTGACTATAATGCCTATAAAACAAGCATCCACCACACTTTCCAGGAGATGTCAGGCGAAACCAACACATCACCTGAAATTCCGGAATTAGGACCTGAAGACGGCTTATTTATTTTTGTGGATGATCATGGCTATATGAGTGGCGGGCACTCTTATATTAACCTTCCGGGTGATGATCTGGGAGATTTTGAACTTGCACAATACCTTGAGGATATTAATTGTGCACAGATAATTGCCGTATTGGAGCCATGTCAGATTGGTGGTTTTGAAGTTGAGTTGTCAGACTTTGTTAATTATAACGTGAACTGTAAAAACAGGTCAATTCAAACCGCATCAGATGATGAATCATCATGGGCAGAAATATGGATTACAGGAGCTAACTACGATGAATTTGTATATTACTGGACAGCCGCAGCCCGTGGATATTATCCACACAACGATTATCCTTGGGAAGAATCGCATGAAGTTGGCTTATTTCCTTTTTATAATTATCCTGAAATGGTAGGGCATCCCGGCGACCACAACCCTGATTTAGATGGGGATGGTTTTGTACAAATGGAAGAAGCATTTGATTATGCCAATAATCTGGACACGTGGTCATCTTACGGTTATTATTATCCAAAATATACTGGTTATGACCCTGAAGATCCCCAAGAGTTTACTGATATTTCGTTTAATGAAGATTTACTTTCTTTGTGTGGAATTTCTGGAAATGTAGAAAACACCCAATCAGTTCAGGGAAATTTCTTAGTTGGGGGAGAATTAATAATTGATCCCGGTGTTAGTCTGACTCTTGAAGATGGGTTAGGTTTATATTTTGGAAATAATTTGGCAGATTTATTAGTTGATCCAGGTGCTAATCTTATTATTGAGGATGATGTTATATTTCTCGGTAATAATAACAATAGCATTCAAATAAATGGCAATATCCAGGTGGGACAAAATGTAACGATTGGCAACAATAGTACATCAAGTTCTTTTGGCGGTTTATACCTAAACAACAATGCCTTGCAAACCTCTTTTACCGGAACAACATTTACTAAATCAGATTTCCATAATTATGGGGCAAGCCTTACGATGAACAATTGCACATTTAATGACTGCCATTGGGTTTATTCTCATCGTGGCAATGTTACGGTGAACAATTCAACCCTCCTTGAAACCTGGCTTTATCTCGAAAACCAGGTAAACGACCCCAATTTAATAGCAACTGTTTCAGGTTGTACTATTTCCAATACAAATATGCATGTTGGAGTTGACCTTTGGAATTATGGGAAGTATTTCATTGAAAACAACAACATAAAAGCATATCACAATGGAATACAAATCTGTAATTCAGGTAATGGCAATACCGGTAATCAGAGTATTTATGGCAATAATATCCACGATTGTAATCAAACCGGTATATTGGCTTATGATGCTACAGGTTCAATTGCCGGCAACAATATTCATAATAACCAGATAGGATTAAGCCTGATGAATAATTGTAATGTGGCCTTATTCGGCAATCCGGGAGCTCAAACATACGCACAAACCCAACAAATCAAGGATAACACGAGTTATGAAGTTTACGCTTCAAAATATAGTTTCCCATGGTATTTCAGGTACAACGCAATAATTGATGAGGACAATGCCGGAAATCCATACGATCCACTGCTATATTTTGCATATCCGGCCGGAAGTACAAGAATTAATCAGAAAGATATACGCTATAATTGCTGGGGTGATAACTTCGATGCCAGCGAAGACTTTTATCCAAGCACATACTTCATCTACAATCCTACCTGGTGTCCGGGTGGAGGTGGCATAGTCCCCGATCCAATTATAGATATGTACACGAGTGCTTTAGAACAGTTTGAGAATGGGAATTATACCGTTGCCAAAAACTTATTCCAACTCTTTATTCAACAATACCCTAAATCGGATTACACACAGGCAGCAATGAAAGAACTACTAAGGTTGGAAGAATACGTTGCTGCGGATTATTCAGGGCTTAAAGAATATTACCAAACAAACGATTCAATCGCGGCCGATACAGTCCTTGTAAAATTAGGGGATATTCTTGCTAATAAATGCGATGTTAAACTTGAAAACTGGCCCCTTGCTATTAGTTGGTATGAAAACAAAATTACTAATCCCTCATGCCTCGAAGACAGTGTTTTTGCCATTATAGATTTGGGCTATGTGTATTTTCTCATGGAAAACCAGGGATTGAAATCTACTTATACAGGAAATTTAAAGCAGTTTAAACCTGAATCCAAAGAAAAATACTTTGAGCATAGGGACTATTTGTTATCATTACTACCCGGTGAAACCATGAGTGAGAAACTGCATCAAAACCTTACAAACATAGCTTATGGCAGTTTGTTGCAAAATGTTCCAAATCCGTTCTCGGAAAATACACAAATATGGTATAAGATTGAAAAACAAGTTCACGTTACTATTTCTATCACCGACCTGACAGGGAAAGAAATGAGGCAGATAAATGAGGGTATAAAAGATAAAGGAACTTACAAAGTTGACTTTACGAACTCTGACCTTATATCGGGAACTTACTTTTATTCACTGCTTTTTAATGGAAAGCTAAGTGATACAAAGAAAATGAGCATAATCCGATAA